A genomic window from Streptomyces mirabilis includes:
- a CDS encoding LLM class flavin-dependent oxidoreductase, with translation MHVGSFVLAAQFPGQGQGEALHRAVRTAEVAEEAGLDAVWLAEHHFVPYGTCPSAVTLAALLLGRTSRIRVGTAVSVLPTVHPVALGEQAALLHVTSGGRFTLGVGRGGPWVDLEVFGAGLEAYEKGFPESLDLLVRWLREPSVEGRGERFRFREVPVVPRPSESLSGSPGPEVVVACTSPASVRLAAERGLPMLLGMHVGDEEKAEMVSLWRQLARVAGRSTDEILGAAHVSAGVCQIADRRTDAVETLLKAMPGWLRQGLDAHVTVDGRARAMRDPLAYTELLCGLHPVGTPRLCADRLAATSERTGISRFALLVEGSGDLAATEENVQRLGSEVLPHLG, from the coding sequence ATGCACGTGGGAAGTTTTGTACTGGCGGCCCAGTTCCCGGGACAGGGCCAGGGGGAGGCCCTGCACCGCGCGGTGCGCACGGCCGAGGTCGCCGAAGAGGCCGGGCTCGACGCGGTGTGGCTGGCCGAGCACCACTTCGTGCCGTACGGGACGTGCCCGTCGGCGGTGACCCTGGCCGCCCTGCTGCTGGGCCGCACCAGCCGCATCCGCGTGGGTACGGCGGTGAGCGTACTGCCCACCGTCCACCCCGTCGCCCTCGGTGAGCAGGCCGCGCTGCTGCACGTGACGTCCGGCGGCCGTTTCACGCTGGGCGTGGGGCGCGGCGGGCCCTGGGTGGACCTGGAGGTCTTCGGCGCGGGCCTGGAGGCATACGAGAAGGGGTTCCCGGAATCACTCGATCTGCTGGTGCGCTGGCTGCGCGAGCCGTCCGTGGAAGGGCGGGGCGAGCGGTTCAGGTTCCGCGAAGTGCCCGTCGTGCCCCGGCCGTCGGAGTCGCTGAGCGGCTCCCCCGGCCCCGAGGTCGTCGTCGCCTGCACCTCGCCGGCGAGCGTGCGGCTCGCCGCCGAGCGGGGGCTGCCGATGCTCCTCGGTATGCATGTCGGTGACGAGGAGAAGGCCGAAATGGTGTCCCTGTGGCGACAGTTGGCACGTGTGGCGGGCCGTTCGACGGACGAGATCCTCGGCGCGGCCCATGTGTCGGCCGGCGTCTGCCAGATCGCGGACCGTCGCACCGACGCCGTCGAGACACTCCTCAAGGCGATGCCCGGCTGGCTGAGGCAGGGGTTGGACGCGCATGTGACGGTCGACGGCCGCGCCCGCGCGATGCGGGACCCGCTGGCGTACACGGAACTCCTGTGCGGGCTGCACCCGGTGGGCACGCCGCGCCTGTGCGCCGACCGTCTCGCGGCCACCTCGGAGCGCACCGGCATCTCCCGCTTCGCCCTCCTCGTCGAGGGCTCCGGCGACCTGGCGGCGACAGAGGAGAACGTCCAACGACTCGGCTCCGAGGTACTCCCCCACCTCGGCTGA
- a CDS encoding ABC transporter permease subunit: protein MSTPPPPMPQQAAAAPTWQAAPGTSYSSPIPVTPTHLGHALTSEWTKIKSVRSTLWTLGIFLLLVVGIGFLVAAQTQDSDFGDVPYTIPAFFGLILGQICLITLGVLVVSSEYGTGMIRTTFTASPQRHRVLTAKLIIFFAVAFTVSVFSIGLVGLMTSAMHSGSSHVSWGGTVVKGALYVSLLGVLSLAVGSMLRHSAGAITTMLGVVLVPAILPAFLMMSQSMRTIGEKMQEYAAPNALARVFALNNENGSGVAQLGLLAGVTAAAIAGAYVLLERRDV from the coding sequence ATGAGCACGCCCCCGCCCCCGATGCCGCAGCAGGCCGCCGCTGCCCCCACCTGGCAGGCGGCGCCCGGCACTTCGTACAGCTCGCCGATCCCGGTCACCCCCACCCACCTCGGCCACGCGCTCACCTCCGAGTGGACGAAGATCAAGTCGGTGCGCTCGACGCTCTGGACGCTCGGCATCTTCCTGCTCCTGGTGGTCGGCATCGGCTTCCTGGTCGCCGCGCAGACCCAGGACTCCGACTTCGGCGACGTGCCGTACACGATCCCGGCCTTCTTCGGGCTGATACTGGGCCAGATCTGCCTGATCACGCTGGGCGTCCTGGTCGTCTCCTCCGAGTACGGCACGGGGATGATCCGCACGACCTTCACGGCCTCGCCGCAGCGCCACCGGGTGCTCACCGCCAAGTTGATCATCTTCTTCGCGGTGGCGTTCACCGTCTCGGTGTTCTCCATCGGCCTGGTCGGCCTCATGACCTCGGCCATGCACAGCGGTTCCTCGCACGTCTCGTGGGGCGGCACGGTCGTCAAGGGTGCGCTGTACGTCTCGCTGCTCGGCGTCCTGTCCCTCGCGGTGGGCTCGATGCTGCGGCACTCGGCGGGCGCGATCACCACGATGCTCGGGGTCGTGCTGGTGCCCGCGATCCTGCCCGCGTTCCTGATGATGTCGCAGAGCATGCGCACGATCGGCGAGAAGATGCAGGAGTACGCCGCTCCCAACGCCCTCGCCAGGGTCTTCGCCCTGAACAACGAGAACGGCAGCGGCGTCGCGCAGCTCGGTCTGCTCGCCGGGGTGACGGCGGCGGCGATCGCCGGCGCGTACGTGCTGCTGGAGCGCCGGGACGTGTGA
- a CDS encoding ABC transporter ATP-binding protein, whose product MIEAVGLTKRYGAKTAVYNLSFQVRPGAVTGFLGPNGSGKSTTMRMILGLDNPTSGQVTIGGFPYRKLPNAPRQVGALLDAKAVHGGRHARNHLLCLAQLSGIPARRVDEVLGVVGLQDVAKKRSKGFSLGMGQRLGIAAALLGDPQVLLFDEPVNGLDPEGILWVRNLMKALAAEGRTVFVSSHLMSEMALTADHLIVIGRGQLLADQNIKDFISHNSADFARVRTPETEPQQREKLTAALTEAGGQVLPEQDGALRVMGLPLPRISDLAHSADVRLWELSPHQASLEEAYMRMTQGAVDYRSTIDQKAGLQQELPPGAMPPQQLPVAGQGQPGWYAPPPPQQGGQPFAMPQGAPQAGPYGAPGNPGAPGAADVNPYAQPAPQAPAQPPVAPPAPAAPATPDLTKPEDAR is encoded by the coding sequence ATGATCGAGGCAGTCGGCCTGACGAAGCGCTACGGCGCCAAGACGGCCGTGTACAACCTTTCCTTCCAGGTGCGGCCGGGTGCCGTCACCGGCTTCCTCGGGCCCAACGGCTCGGGCAAGTCGACGACGATGCGGATGATCCTCGGCCTCGACAACCCCACCTCGGGGCAGGTCACCATCGGCGGCTTCCCCTACCGCAAGCTGCCCAACGCGCCGCGCCAGGTCGGCGCGCTCCTCGACGCCAAGGCCGTGCACGGCGGCCGGCACGCCCGCAACCACCTGCTCTGCCTCGCCCAGCTGTCGGGCATCCCGGCCCGCCGGGTCGACGAGGTACTCGGCGTGGTCGGGCTGCAGGACGTGGCCAAGAAGCGCTCCAAGGGCTTCTCGCTCGGCATGGGACAGCGGCTCGGCATCGCCGCCGCGCTCCTCGGCGACCCTCAGGTGCTGCTCTTCGACGAGCCGGTCAACGGCCTCGACCCCGAGGGCATCCTCTGGGTCCGCAACCTGATGAAGGCGCTCGCGGCGGAGGGACGCACGGTCTTCGTCTCCTCGCACCTGATGAGCGAGATGGCGCTGACCGCCGACCACCTGATCGTGATCGGGCGCGGTCAGCTGCTCGCCGACCAGAACATCAAGGACTTCATCTCGCACAACTCGGCCGACTTCGCCCGGGTCCGCACCCCGGAGACCGAGCCGCAGCAGCGCGAGAAGCTGACCGCCGCGCTCACCGAGGCGGGCGGCCAGGTGCTGCCCGAGCAGGACGGCGCGCTGCGCGTGATGGGCCTGCCGCTGCCCCGCATCAGCGACCTCGCGCACTCCGCCGACGTACGCCTGTGGGAGCTCTCTCCGCACCAGGCCTCGCTGGAGGAGGCGTACATGCGGATGACACAGGGCGCCGTCGACTACCGCTCGACCATCGACCAGAAGGCCGGGCTCCAGCAGGAGCTGCCGCCGGGTGCCATGCCGCCGCAGCAGCTGCCGGTCGCGGGCCAGGGCCAGCCGGGCTGGTACGCACCGCCGCCGCCCCAGCAGGGCGGGCAGCCGTTCGCGATGCCGCAGGGCGCCCCGCAGGCGGGTCCCTACGGCGCTCCGGGCAACCCGGGTGCGCCGGGTGCCGCGGACGTCAACCCGTACGCCCAGCCCGCTCCCCAGGCCCCCGCGCAGCCGCCCGTCGCACCCCCGGCGCCCGCCGCTCCCGCCACCCCCGACCTGACCAAGCCCGAGGACGCCCGATGA
- a CDS encoding ABC transporter permease translates to MAATQVLKSEWTKIRSVASTVWTLSLAAVVTIALGILISLLSNNEFDKMGEKDRLSFDPTFISFAGMTLGQLAMIVFGVLVVGNEYSTGMIRTSLAAVPQRATFLFSKIAVAAGLALVVGMITSFIAFFLGQAALGTHSASISDSGVLRAVVGGGLYMTLIAVFSMGVATMLRSPMLSLGILMPFFFLISNILGAVSATKRIGRYLPDQAGSKIMRVVTPIGDDTPYGPWGGLAIMVLWVVAALLGGYLLLKRRDA, encoded by the coding sequence ATGGCGGCGACCCAGGTCCTCAAGTCCGAGTGGACCAAGATCCGGTCGGTCGCGTCCACCGTCTGGACGCTCAGTCTCGCCGCGGTGGTCACGATCGCGCTGGGCATCCTGATCTCGCTGCTGTCGAACAACGAGTTCGACAAGATGGGCGAGAAGGACCGGCTCTCCTTCGACCCGACGTTCATCAGCTTCGCGGGGATGACCCTCGGTCAGCTCGCGATGATCGTGTTCGGGGTGCTCGTGGTCGGCAACGAGTACAGCACCGGCATGATCCGCACCTCGCTGGCCGCGGTCCCGCAGCGCGCCACGTTCCTCTTCAGCAAGATCGCGGTGGCGGCGGGGCTCGCCCTCGTCGTCGGCATGATCACCAGCTTCATCGCCTTCTTCCTCGGACAGGCGGCGCTCGGCACGCACAGCGCGTCGATCAGCGACTCCGGGGTGCTGCGCGCGGTGGTCGGCGGCGGCCTCTACATGACGCTGATCGCGGTCTTCTCGATGGGCGTCGCGACGATGCTGCGCAGCCCGATGCTCTCGCTCGGCATCCTCATGCCGTTCTTCTTCCTGATCTCCAACATCCTCGGCGCGGTGTCCGCGACCAAGAGGATCGGCCGCTATCTGCCCGACCAGGCCGGCAGCAAGATCATGCGGGTGGTGACCCCGATCGGCGACGACACCCCGTACGGCCCCTGGGGCGGCCTGGCGATCATGGTCCTGTGGGTGGTCGCGGCGCTCCTCGGCGGCTATCTGCTGCTGAAGAGGCGGGACGCGTAG